From one Humulus lupulus chromosome 8, drHumLupu1.1, whole genome shotgun sequence genomic stretch:
- the LOC133794747 gene encoding uncharacterized protein LOC133794747: MAALRWVVHSACHVLGYSNAPSKPMAAAVGYPTTKEQANGDRQAKSLQMHTNVGLSNTADTYPSGFQMPLHYPRYSKADYEKMDEWKLDSLLMEYGLSFKGALDEKREYAKGAFLWPDQY; the protein is encoded by the coding sequence ATGGCAGCCTTGAGGTGGGTTGTTCACTCAGCATGCCACGTTTTAGGTTACAGTAACGCTCCGTCTAAGCCGATGGCCGCTGCCGTGGGGTACCCAACGACTAAAGAACAAGCCAATGGAGATCGTCAAGCGAAGAGCTTACAAATGCATACTAACGTGGGGCTGTCCAACACTGCGGACACATACCCTTCCGGTTTCCAAATGCCTCTTCATTACCCTCGCTACTCCAAGGCAGACTATGAGAAAATGGACGAGTGGAAGTTGGACTCGCTTCTCATGGAATATGGTCTCAGCTTTAAGGGCGCTCTTGATGAGAAGAGGGAATATGCAAAAGGGGCATTTTTGTGGCCTGATCAGTACTAG